In one Cyclopterus lumpus isolate fCycLum1 chromosome 22, fCycLum1.pri, whole genome shotgun sequence genomic region, the following are encoded:
- the LOC117751380 gene encoding alcohol dehydrogenase 1-like, whose translation MATDGKIIKCKAAVAWEPNKPLVIEEIEVAPPQTNEVRIKIVATAVCHTDLHHLLETQEKDGFPVVLGHEAAGIVESVGPGVTEFQPGDKVIPLFISQCEECRFCKSPKTNQCEKAWVTPESRFTCKGKKVLQFSGTSTFSEYTVVNQMAVAKIDPTAPLDKVCLLGCGICTGYGAAVNTAKVEPGSTCAVFGMGAVGLAAVMGCKAAGAKRIIAVDINPDKFEKAKEFGATDFVNPKDHSKPVSKVLSEMTDGGVDFSLECVGNVGVMRSALESCIQGWGVSVIVGWTDLEDFSARPVQLIAGRTWKGSAFGGFKGKQDVPQMVKKYLDKKIKVDEFITHTMTLDQVNDAIELMKQGKCIRTVMTVSSQ comes from the exons ATGGCCACAGATGGTAAA ATCATCAAGTGCAAGGCAGCAGTGGCCTGGGAGCCCAACAAGCCTTTGGTGATTGAGGAGATCGAGGTAGCCCCGCCCCAGACCAACGAGGTCCGCATCAAG ATTGTGGCGACTGCGGTGTGCCACACCGACCTGCACCACCTTCTGGAGACTCAGGAAAAAGACGGCTTCCCGGTCGTCCTCGGCCACGAGGCAGCCGGCATCGTAGAGAGCGTCGGGCCTGGAGTTACTGAATTTCAGCCAG GAGACAAGGTCATTCCTCTGTTCATCTCCCAGTGTGAAGAATGTCGCTTTTGTAAGAGTCCGAAGACCAACCAGTGTGAGAAAGCATG GGTTACTCCAGAGTCCAGGTTCACCTGTAAGGGGAAGAAGGTGCTGCAGTTTTCAGGAACCAGTACCTTCTCTGAGTACACTGTGGTTAACCAGATGGCCGTGGCTAAGATCGACCCCACTGCCCCTCTGGACAAAGTCTGTCTCCTTGGCTGTGGGATCTGCACAGGATACGGAGCGGCAGTGAATACTGCTAAG GTGGAACCGGGCTCCACGTGTGCTGTGTTCGGAATGGGAGCTGTGGGCTTGGCTGCGGTCATGGGCTGCAAGGCTGCAGGAGCCAAGAGGATTATCGCCGTTGACATCAATCCGGATAAGTTCGAGAAGGCCAAGGAGTTCGGGGCGACCGACTTCGTGAACCCCAAAGATCACAGTAAGCCCGTCAGCAAGGTGCTGTCCGAGATGACCGACGGAGGAGTGGACTTCTCCTTGGAATGTGTCGGGAATGTGGGAGTCATG CGCAGCGCCTTGGAGTCTTGTATCCAAGGTTGGGGCGTCAGCGTGATCGTTGGCTGGACGGACTTGGAAGACTTTTCAGCCCGACCCGTTCAGCTCATCGCTGGACGCACATGGAAGGGCTCTGCGTTTGGAG GCTTTAAGGGTAAGCAGGACGTGCCTCAGATGGTCAAAAAGTACCTGGACAAGAAGATAAAGGTGGATGAGTTCATCACTCACACCATGACTTTGGACCAGGTCAACGACGCCATTGAGCTGATGAAGCAGGGCAAATG CATCCGGACGGTCATGACTGTTTCTTCTCAATGA
- the metap1 gene encoding methionine aminopeptidase 1: MASTEARRECETEGCSKDAKLQCPTCIKLGIEGSYFCSQECFKGSWVSHKLLHKKAKDDKNQNESKNCVENDINTDPWPGYRYTGKLHPHYPLTPMRHVPGDIQRPDYADHPRGISESEQFLKGTSQIKILCPEDIEGMRVVCKLAREVLDIAALMVKVGVTTEEIDHAVHLACTARSCYPSPLNYYNFPKSCCTSVNEVICHGIPDRRLLQEGDILNVDITVYHNGFHGDLNETFYIGEVDEEAKKLVQTTYECLMQSIDSVKPGIRYRELGNIIQKHAQANGFSVVRSYCGHGIHRLFHTAPNVPHYAKNKAVGVMKPGHVFTIEPMICEGGWQDETWPDGWTAVTRDGKRSAQFEHTLLVTETGCEILTRRMEDNGRAHFLNQV; the protein is encoded by the exons ATGGCGAGCACGGAGGCTAGAAGGGAGTGTGAGACAGAGGGCTGCAGCAAGGACGCCAAACTCCAGTGTCCTACATGTATCAAGCTTGGTATTGAAGGCTCCTATTTCTGTTCCCAG GAATGTTTCAAAGGGAGCTGGGTGTCTCACAAGTTGCTGCACAAAAAAGCAA AGGACGACAAGAACCAGAATGAATCCAAGAACTGTGTGGAGAATGACATCAACACAGACCCGTGGCCCGGCTACCGCTACACAGGGAAACTACACCCACATTACCCACTG ACTCCCATGAGGCACGTGCCCGGTGACATCCAAAGACCTGACTATGCTGATCACCCCAGAG GGATATCTGAATCGGAGCAGTTCCTGAAGGGGACGTCGCAGATCAAGATCCTCTGTCCCGAGGACATCGAAGGCATGCGAGTCGTGTGCAAG CTGGCACGAGAAGTCCTGGACATCGCAGCCCTGATGGTTAAAGTGGGTGTTACAACAGAAGAAATCGACCACGCTGTGCACCTG GCTTGCACAGCTAGGAGCTGCTACCCCTCCCCTCTCAACTACTACAACTTCCCCAAATCCTGCTGCACATCTGTCAATGAAGTCATCTGCCATGGCATCCCAGACCGAAGACTATTACAAGAAGGAGATATTCTCAACG TGGACATCACCGTCTACCACAACGGTTTCCATGGCGACCTCAATGAAACCTTCTATATCGGCGAGGTGGATGAAGAGGCAAAGAAGCTGGTTCAGACCACATACGAATGCCTTATGCAGTCCATCGACTCAG TGAAGCCTGGCATTCGATACAGAGAATTAGGTAACATCATTCAGAAGCACGCTCAGGCCAACGGCTTCTCTGTGGTGCGGAGCTACTGCGGCCATGGCATCCATAGACTTTTCCACACTGCTCCCAATGTGCCACATTATGCCA AAAACAAAGCAGTTGGAGTAATGAAGCCCGGCCACGTGTTCACCATTGAGCCCATGATATGTGAAG GTGGCTGGCAAGACGAGACGTGGCCCGACGGCTGGACGGCGGTGACCAGAGACGGGAAGCGCTCGGCTCAGTTCGAACACACCCTGCTGGTGACGGAGACCGGCTGCGAAATCCTCACCCGCCgcatggaggacaacgggcgcgCTCACTTCCTCAACCAGGTGTAG
- the LOC117751381 gene encoding alcohol dehydrogenase 1-like, whose translation MSPSESRFTCKGKKVLQFSGTSTFSEYTVVNQMAVAKIDPTAPLDKVCLLGCGICTGYGAAVNTAKVEPGSTCAVFGMGAVGLAAVMGCKAAGAKRIFAVDINPDKFEKAKVFGATDFVNPKDHSKLVSQVLSEMTDGGVDFSLECVGNVGVMRSALESCVRGWGVSVLVGWTDMADVATRPIQLLSGRTWKGSLFGGFKGKQDVPQMVKKYLDKKIKVDEFITHTMTLDQVNDAIELMKQGKW comes from the exons ATGTCACCGTCAGAGTCCAGGTTCACCTGTAAGGGGAAGAAGGTGCTGCAGTTTTCAGGAACCAGTACCTTCTCTGAGTACACTGTGGTTAACCAGATGGCCGTGGCTAAGATCGACCCCACTGCCCCTCTGGACAAAGTCTGTCTCCTTGGCTGTGGGATCTGCACAGGATACGGAGCGGCAGTGAATACTGCTAAG GTGGAACCGGGCTCCACGTGTGCTGTGTTCGGAATGGGAGCTGTGGGCTTGGCTGCGGTCATGGGCTGCAAGGCTGCAGGAGCCAAGAGGATTTTTGCCGTTGACATCAATCCGGATAAGTTCGAGAAGGCCAAGGTGTTCGGGGCGACCGACTTCGTGAACCCCAAAGATCACAGTAAGCTCGTCAGCCAGGTGCTGTCCGAGATGACCGACGGAGGAGTGGACTTCTCCTTGGAATGTGTCGGGAATGTGGGAGTCATG CGCAGCGCCTTGGAGTCTTGTGTGAGAGGTTGGGGCGTCAGCGTGCTGGTTGGCTGGACGGACATGGCCGACGTTGCTACTCGCCCCATCCAGCTGCTCTCTGGACGCACATGGAAGGGCTCTCTGTTTGGAG GCTTTAAGGGTAAGCAGGACGTGCCTCAGATGGTCAAAAAGTACCTGGACAAGAAGATAAAGGTGGATGAGTTCATCACTCACACCATGACTTTGGACCAGGTCAACGACGCCATTGAGCTGATGAAGCAGGGCAAATGGTAG
- the LOC117751565 gene encoding alcohol dehydrogenase class-3 chain L: MATAGKVVRCKAAVAWEAGKPLVMEEVEVAPPKGGEVRLKIVATGICHTDSYTLSGSDPEGVFPAVLGHEGAGIVESVGEGVTKFQPGDAVIPLYIPQCGECKFCKNPKTNLCQKIRLTQGKGLMPDGTTRFTCKGKSLFHFMGCSTFSEYTVVAEISLAKVDPRAPLDKVCLLGCGITTGYGAALNTAKVEAGSTCAVFGLGALGLAAIMGCKVAGAARIIGVDLNPDKFKTAREFGATEVVNPKDHGKPIQEVLVEMTDGGVDYSFECVGNVAIMRAALEACHKGWGTSIIIGVAAAGQEISTRPFQLVTGRTWRGTAFGGYKSVDSVPKLVEEYMSKKLKVDEFVTHTLPFEKITDGFDLMHAGKCIRVVLQF, encoded by the exons ATGGCAACTGCAGGGAAG GTCGTCCGGTGCAAAGCTGCCGTGGCATGGGAGGCTGGAAAACCtctggtgatggaggaggtggaggtggccCCTCCGAAAGGCGGGGAAGTTCGCCTCAAG ATCGTGGCCACAGGGATCTGCCACACGGACTCCTACACTCTCAGTGGGTCCGACCCCGAGGGGGTTTTCCCTGCAGTGCTGGGCCACGAGGGAGCCGGCATCGTGGAAAGCGTCGGAGAGGGAGTCACCAAGTTTCAGCCAG GGGACGCGGTCATACCCTTGTACATCCCACAGTGTGGAGAGTGCAAGTTCTGTAAGAATCCCAAAACCAACTTGTGTCAAAAGATCAG GCTCACTCAGGGCAAAGGCTTGATGCCGGACGGGACAACCCGTTTCACCTGCAAAGGCAAGAGCCTCTTCCACTTCATGGGCTGCAGCACATTCTCGGAGTACACTGTGGTGGCTGAGATCTCCCTCGCTAAAGTGGACCCCCGGGCCCCTCTGGACAAGGTGTGTCTGCTGGGTTGTGGCATCACCACGGGTTACGGAGCTGCTCTCAACACCGCCAAG gtgGAGGCCGGCTCCACCTGCGCGGTGTTTGGCCTGGGGGCACTGGGCCTCGCGGCAATCATGGGCTGTAAAGTAGCCGGGGCGGCCAGGATTATTGGAGTCGACCTCAACCCTGATAAGTTTAAAACTGCACGGGAGTTCGGTGCCACCGAGGTGGTGAACCCAAAGGACCACGGCAAGCCGATCCAAGAGGTCCTGGTAGAGATGACCGATGGTGGCGTGGACTACTCCTTTGAATGTGTTGGCAATGTGGCAATCATG AGGGCAGCCCTGGAGGCCTGCCACAAAGGATGGGGCACTAGCATCATCATTGGAGTGGCAGCAGCCGGCCAAGAGATCTCCACCAGGCCCTTCCAGTTGGTGACCGGACGCACCTGGAGAGGCACCGCCTTTGGAG GATACAAGAGCGTCGACAGCGTTCCAAAACTGGTGGAGGAGTACATGAGCAAGAAGCTCAAAGTGGATGAGTTTGTGACTCACACTCTGCCCTTTGAGAAGATCACTGACGGGTTTGATCTCATGCATGCCGGGAAATG CATCCGCGTCGTCCTTCAGTTCTAG